A genomic window from Phoenix dactylifera cultivar Barhee BC4 chromosome 7, palm_55x_up_171113_PBpolish2nd_filt_p, whole genome shotgun sequence includes:
- the LOC113462683 gene encoding CCR4-NOT transcription complex subunit 10-B-like, with the protein MVRGRDLSTELLLKSQLEYARGNHHKAIKLLDTISNRTEPVMLSMYNNNIGCILHQQRSHHTSNWFFNKALRHSLLLRSEKPLKLAVFSQDRFCLIVHNCGLQHLVCGKPLAAARFFRQVIPVFGNRPLFWLRFAECCLLLSEKGLLGGSSSGEEIKVHVAGSGKWQQLVVNNVNSRSTDSDSIAGDAVTSGDDQILISLPFARQCLLNAQLLLDTLDRKMTKLDATDFALEAADPNQKLSSDSKASNSTSASTTVGASCDPQETNGGTGANTTLQILVAGYEVMGRKENQRIRQAVLGDLAYVALCLEDPLKALVAARSLQQLPDCSKMYLFLSYVYAAESLCRLNQPIEAAEQLSVFVTDGRNVELPYTNEDTQKWSDENGADCGELNGSATAKTAVEGTKKTMEESQDMGFLKPEKARGVLYVNLAAISAMQGVLEQASHFVKQGLSSLPNNPRVLLAAAYVDLLQGKAQEALVKLRKCRRIRYLSTNVTISS; encoded by the coding sequence ATGGTACGTGGTAGAGATTTATCTACAGAGCTCCTCCTGAAGTCTCAGTTAGAGTATGCTCGTGGTAACCATCACAAGGCTATAAAACTATTGGATACAATTAGTAACAGAACAGAACCAGTAATGCTCAGTATGTATAACAACAATATTGGGTGCATACTTCACCAGCAAAGGTCCCACCACACATCAAACTGGTTCTTTAACAAGGCACTGAGACACAGCTTGTTGCTTCGATCAGAGAAGCCTCTGAAGCTTGCTGTTTTTTCACAGGACAGATTTTGTCTCATTGTGCACAACTGTGGGCTTCAGCATTTAGTATGTGGAAAGCCATTGGCTGCAGCTCGCTTTTTTCGTCAAGTCATTCCAGTCTTTGGCAACCGACCACTTTTCTGGCTTCGTTTTGCTGAATGCTGTCTGCTATTATCAGAGAAGGGGTTGCTAGGTGGTTCTTCAAGTGGCGAAGAGATTAAAGTTCATGTTGCTGGTTCAGGCAAATGGCAGCAACTAGTTGTCAACAATGTGAACTCGAGATCTACCGATTCAGATTCTATAGCAGGAGATGCTGTGACCAGTGGTGATGATCAGATCTTGATCTCACTTCCATTTGCTCGGCAGTGTCTTCTCAATGCTCAGCTTTTATTGGATACTTTGGATCGGAAAATGACAAAACTTGATGCCACAGACTTTGCATTGGAAGCGGCCGATCCTAACCAGAAGCTGAGCAGTGACTCGAAAGCATCAAATTCAACATCAGCGTCTACAACAGTCGGTGCAAGTTGTGATCCTCAAGAAACAAATGGTGGTACAGGTGCAAATACTACCTTACAGATTTTAGTTGCTGGATATGAAGTCATGGGCAGAAAAGAGAACCAGAGAATAAGGCAAGCTGTTTTAGGCGACCTAGCGTACGTGGCATTGTGCTTAGAAGATCCCTTGAAGGCATTGGTTGCTGCGAGGTCCCTTCAGCAGCTGCCAGATTGTTCCAAAATGTATCTCTTTCTTAGCTATGTATATGCTGCTGAATCACTCTGTCGCCTGAACCAACCTATAGAAGCTGCAGAGCAGTTGTCAGTCTTTGTCACAGATGGAAGAAACGTCGAGTTGCCATACACTAATGAAGACACACAGAAATGGAGTGATGAGAATGGTGCTGATTGTGGGGAGTTGAATGGTTCTGCAACCGCCAAAACAGCTGTGGAAGGGACCAAAAAAACCATGGAAGAGTCTCAAGATATGGGTTTCCTGAAGCCGGAAAAGGCTCGTGGGGTACTTTATGTAAACCTTGCTGCCATCTCTGCGATGCAAGGGGTTCTTGAGCAGGCCAGCCACTTCGTAAAGCAAGGTCTCTCTTCTCTGC